The segment ttaaattaaaggaTGACGACGCTgagttgatatttttaattaattttatgtagagagcatttaaataatattctatACAATCATTGTTTAGCTACAaaggttttaattattaaaagtgataaatttatagcGTACGAGGcgacttttattttcagtgGCGATTAAATCGAttacttttataataaataactctttggttttatttttagagaTAGTTAATGGTATAATTAAACTTTGGTATCGTGATTCGGTGATTCTATGATAAGTATcgcgaagaaaaaaaaatttttttttcgttttctcGGTTTTAGCTCTTCAGCCTTTTAATTCCTAAGacaacattaaaaaataaaaaaaaaaggccgtTGAGTATCAGCTCGACGCGaaataaaatcgtattgaGGAAAatgattatgataataaataataaataaaaatacaagtaTAAGCTCAGTGATTGATTAattctaaactttttttgtaagtttgtGTTCGTAACAACACGAGCGAGAGTATAAATAAACGAGCAAACTTTGGCgatgtattaaataaatagttcctattaatgaaataattacatGATATGAAGTAGACGTTTACGGTAATATTTATATGACAAGTATTCAGCattataaaatatcttttatgcggtaatataaaaaaaatatatgacaatatttaatttataatttaattcaatattgATTATTATGACAATTGCATTTAATTgcttgtatttatttattaattttttttttttatttaaaatctaaactTCGTTTCGTCTCAGAGGCTGCTCCCGTACTCGCTCGATCTTCTTCGATCGTTGTGTTTGATGTAGGTCGCTGTGTACATACTTTTTGTACGGTCATCATACCTAGAATgccaacaacaacaaaaaaaatttgagctcgtattttactgcaaaattatatgaataattTCTAGGGGCGTGCGAATAATCtgtgattctgaagttagcagacaattagtaattttcggatttttttttcaacaaattgattacaaaaaaataaaaactaaaaatatgcacgtatagaaaatttaaaaaactacaggtgcaattttttcaaatattttttttttatagtttatcgtctaaaaaaaaatccaaaaattattagacgtcggcttaCTTTAGTATCGTGAATAATCTTCGAATTTAAtcgttcgaaaaattttaagtattcaaaatttttgggatTTTTCTAATGAacttattttgaaattttgaaatttttgaattattgaaattttcataatttttggaattcataatttgtcaaattctttaatttttgaattactgagaaaatttgaaattttaataatttttgaaattcataatttgtcaaattatttgaaattttagaaattctttaatttttgatttacacaaaaaaattgaagtattcataatttttggaattcataatttgtcaaatttttcaaattctttaatttttgaattactgaaaaaatttgaaattttaataattttgggaattcataatttgtcaaattatttgaaattttagaaatcaatttttgatttatacaaaaaaattgaagtattcataatttttggaattcataatttgtcaaattatttgaaattttagaaatcaatttttgatttatacaaaaaaattgaagtattcataatttttggaattcataatttgtcaaattacttgaaatttttcgactactctaaaaattcgaaatattCACAAACAATACGAATTATTCGATCagaattcaaatattaaatttaaaatcaaaatttcaaatttcgaataaaaaaaaaaaaaccaataattcCACATATTCTATTACAATTTCCTATAAATACCAGCGTCGAATTCCTTCGAATAATTCTCAAGTTCAGTAAATTCACCCGCCCCTattaaattctctaaaaaaaactaactcactataaaatttaatttattgaaatgcACCAACCTCAAAGACGGTCTTCGTATATCAAGAGTCTCAAGATCAAAAGGCTCTCTTCTGCAGAGCGAGCAGAATGCACACTGAAGTGTGTTTTTGAAAGCCTCCCGAAAGTCGCGATTGAAGTAAGCGTAAATAAGTGGATTTAGGGCGGAATTGGTGTAGCCGATCCAGAAGACAATGCTGACGACTATTTCCGGACAGTGGCATTTTGAGCCGCACAGACTTATCGTGACATACCAGAGGAAGAATGGCAGCCAGCACAAAATAAATGTGCCCATTATTATTCCCAGTGTGCGCGCAGCCTTGTGTTCTCTCTTCATTTTAATCAAACTTTTGTCCTTGGTCGGCGTGTGCAGATGATCCGTATTTATTTCGTTGAGCGTAAGCGTTTTAGATGAACCCCCGCTGTTCAGTTCGCCATTGAGGTTGTTGAGTTCGCGACTCGGCCGGTGGCTCAGAAGCATCGCGTTCCCCATCCTGCTGTGCATTTGCTTCTCTTGTTTGTTGGCCTCCTTGAATATCGCGAAGTACGTGATCGTCATAATGGTACAAGGTATCCAAAATGAGATACACGAGGACAAAATGGCGTAGCCCTCGTTGACTTTGAACTCGCATACGTCAGGATGCAAGTGACGAAAATGGTCATTGTCGCTGGTCGTGTACCAGCCGTTGAAAATCGGTACAAATGATATGATCGCCGGCGATACCCAGCAGGCTAGCAGCATATACGCGACAACACGTTTCGTCATATTGCTCGGATACTTTAGTGGCATTACGATCGCGTAGTAACGATCTACTGATATACACATCAGGTGAAGTATTGAACTAGTGCTGAAGTACACGTCCAATGAATTCCATACGTCGCACATAAAATAACCGAAGAGCCAACGACCCGTCACCTGGACacttaaattaaatgtcaTTGCGAACATCGCCACCAGCATATCAGCCAGAGCAAGTGATACCACAAAGTAATTTGTTATTATCCGCAATTTACGATGACGCATGACCGACACTATCACTAGTAGATTTCCAAAGACCGCGGCTATTATTATGAACCCGAGAATGCAGCCTTTGGGAACTGACACCGATAAGTCCGGCCATGGCGGCGGAGTCGTGTAATTCAAATTACTATCATCCGACGAAGAGTTCGTTAGATTAGAAGCTGACGGATCCAGTGACGTGTCCGAGGGATTTGGATCCGTCGTCGTCGCCATCCTCAGTTTGAAGACGACGACGACTTGATAAGCTTCTTCTCCTTGTTCTTGTTcttgtttgttttttgttattttattgttggcTAAGAGGGGACTcgtatttagatttttatgttTAGCTTGTGATTTTTTTAGTTCCGACCGATCGAGTGATAGGATTAAGTTACTGATGACGACGCTAATAGATGGAGGATTGAAATGGCGGCCTTCATCCTCGTCGACGAGCCGCCGCTCGACGAATCGATGACACGGCCAATCTCTGACACTTGCCAGATTTCACGGGCTCAACGGACCTTGGATGTCACATTGGCTTCTGTTCTTTGAtctgaaattataaaatataaatattgctttaaatatatcataaaatatatatatatacatatatagtccAGAGGTTATTAATatcatgataaataaaaattaacttttgggTTAACTTTTAATGAGGGCATACATTTTAACCTTGCAACCGGCTATTGTTAGAACATAgatcgtatatatatatatgtaaatatatgtatgtttacATAAACATGTTGTTTATCCGTAAATAAAATGGCTACAGAGTAATATTTGttgtgttaaataataatcgccGGGACAAGcgagataattatttacgaatctttatttatttgtttattatttttttttggttttatatttgGGTCAATTATCCTATAGGTATAGCATTGAGCTGCACTGGCTGACGTGGTGGAATGTGTAGAGGTAGAGTGTCGTTGAGCCGGAGGCACCCAACAACAAGAATGCAATATGGAATTTTTACATTTGACCTCGTTCATGTATTTGtgaacgtaaattaaattatatatatgtaatatatatatgtatatataaatactgagttgaggaaaaaaaatccattgcAGATTACATTTTTTGTGGGGATAAATAACAAGATAAAATTATGGAGAGATTCTCCATTAAatgagtgaaataaaatataagtgcACCCGAGGCAAAATGGGAGACAAGTTTTTGGtgaccaatttttttttttttgtttataagtGGAAACATCAGCCgatcagaattttttatttttacaactgTGACccattttaccgtaaaatttttttcagctctCAGACaacgaaaatttgaaaaaaaaattcttttaataagAACTGAAATTGATCGACTttcccaattttttttgcatgaaagtgtcccattttaccccgagtttttttaaaaattattttaattaacccTCGGATTTTAAGATATTTTTGTCTCATTCAGtctagtaattaaaataaaatagagagAGGGAGAGGgtcgcaaaaaattttttataaaatggaCCCAGTGagcaaaagtaaaaatatatttttcataagtcAGTAagagtatttttaaaactcattgCAGCTCAAGGACGTGGTTTTTGTGTCCAAGATCAGTGTCAAGGCTAAACTGAGccttttgattaaaatttcagcCATTTAAATCACCCGCGCTAAGTAATGAGAGTGTAATGAGATAACTCGCGAAATGGAGAACAAAAGccgattatttatatttataaaaaattttatttccaaaaataaagagTGAAAAGTATTTTCTGCCCAAATGTAACCtcgtcataaatttaaaaaaaataattacgagaCCCCGCTTAATATTCCAAGGGCCAgagataaaaatgaaaataattttaattattttcagggCGAGACAaagtatgaatttaaattacgagTGCCTACCAAGACATTTATACTTTCACGtctaacttatttattaacgcTCTAGATCGTCCGTAATATCCTAATAAATAATGTACTTTCGTGACTTGTTCCCGGTGGGCTAAATCGCGCATCATCTAGGAACACtcacactaaaaaaaatctaaaaataaataaaggcgCCCAGGACGAGTCGCATTGGCGTTAACTAACAGCAAAAGAGAGGGAGGGTTAAAGATAATACGGAGGGTGTCTCGTCCGCCAACAGCTTCTCTTCTCACGGTTCAACTCTTAAGATTAATAGTCTTCGAGGTTTCTCATTCCCCTGGCAAGATCTCCCTGTAAGTCTATAATAAGCTCTTCATCATAACTCCAGCTATACTAGTCTTCAAAACTTTCAACAGctagatttttttctcattattatttaatattatttacaatattcaacaaacttcatatttaatttttatctaaactcTTTTTACttgtctatttattttttttttctccatcattccctgatacttttttatttttacaataaaaaatttattatcggcaacttttttttacgctgATTAAAAGCACTTTGacgttgacaaaaaaaaacgacgaTAACTTTAAGTTCActatgtgtgtgtatatatatgtacagcatacttatattttatactacttccgttaaaattttttcagagtttcTCTCTTTATTACAGCGTTTTTGCATTTATCTGGAAATAACTAAAGAACTTACCGGGAGAATTGTAAAATTACTCAtgtacatttaataatttaaatgcacACAGTATATTCGTTCTTTAGAACAATCAGCTTATTGTTTcagagtttttttaattaaaaaatttttaatttattttaatgcacttgtaaattataattgcgTTTAGAATTAtcggtattaaaaatttaaaaaaaaaataatttaattatttcatagatTAATGTACCATACAAATCATTTCTACgctttttttctattgaagAACTGCATTATTCTTTTTTCAAGCGGCTTATTTTGCCCCACTAATCCTCTTTGTATCTAGACCACATCTAATTAATTCGTTTTCGACTTTCAGAAGTAAAAgtacgaataattttttaaaatttttctagtagttcattttgccccacattaatttttctaccagccaataatttttactccgtacaaaaaatatgtatatatgacaaatacaatatatatgcgtgtaaaaaataaataagttttgggtgtatgttgatatatatatataaaatatatataagtatatgttTGCTCGAAAAACCAATATATCACATATAcgttacatatatttttcgcaTATAAAGGaggagggggcaaagtgggccctgttaaattttctgtacgttaataaattcggacggataataagcttatcgaaatttgttatataatgagggctaaaatggaccaccaaaactgttcattaaatataatttattacacggaaaaaaatgaactatataaattgagaatgacaagtaatataatgataaaatgatcagtaaataccatcattctaaatagtaattttttcgtttatgattcaaacgtgaataattacaggataagtatgaaaatttattgtctatgtaagaaatattacaatttgaactttaaaaatcgtaactgatacttagaaaatagaTGACACGTATGATAAAATTTgctatttgaatgt is part of the Microplitis mediator isolate UGA2020A chromosome 11, iyMicMedi2.1, whole genome shotgun sequence genome and harbors:
- the LOC130677965 gene encoding octopamine receptor beta-2R-like isoform X2 yields the protein MATTTDPNPSDTSLDPSASNLTNSSSDDSNLNYTTPPPWPDLSVSVPKGCILGFIIIAAVFGNLLVIVSVMRHRKLRIITNYFVVSLALADMLVAMFAMTFNLSVQVTGRWLFGYFMCDVWNSLDVYFSTSSILHLMCISVDRYYAIVMPLKYPSNMTKRVVAYMLLACWVSPAIISFVPIFNGWYTTSDNDHFRHLHPDVCEFKVNEGYAILSSCISFWIPCTIMTITYFAIFKEANKQEKQMHSRMGNAMLLSHRPSRELNNLNGELNSGGSSKTLTLNEINTDHLHTPTKDKSLIKMKREHKAARTLGIIMGTFILCWLPFFLWYVTISLCGSKCHCPEIVVSIVFWIGYTNSALNPLIYAYFNRDFREAFKNTLQCAFCSLCRREPFDLETLDIRRPSLRLVHFNKLNFIV
- the LOC130677965 gene encoding octopamine receptor beta-2R-like isoform X1 translates to MATTTDPNPSDTSLDPSASNLTNSSSDDSNLNYTTPPPWPDLSVSVPKGCILGFIIIAAVFGNLLVIVSVMRHRKLRIITNYFVVSLALADMLVAMFAMTFNLSVQVTGRWLFGYFMCDVWNSLDVYFSTSSILHLMCISVDRYYAIVMPLKYPSNMTKRVVAYMLLACWVSPAIISFVPIFNGWYTTSDNDHFRHLHPDVCEFKVNEGYAILSSCISFWIPCTIMTITYFAIFKEANKQEKQMHSRMGNAMLLSHRPSRELNNLNGELNSGGSSKTLTLNEINTDHLHTPTKDKSLIKMKREHKAARTLGIIMGTFILCWLPFFLWYVTISLCGSKCHCPEIVVSIVFWIGYTNSALNPLIYAYFNRDFREAFKNTLQCAFCSLCRREPFDLETLDIRRPSLRYDDRTKSMYTATYIKHNDRRRSSEYGSSL